Proteins encoded within one genomic window of Granulicella pectinivorans:
- the galE gene encoding UDP-glucose 4-epimerase GalE, translated as MNVLVTGGAGYIGGTVVRLLLAGGHKVTIFDNLSHSKRSAVAEGATFVHGELADKECVLKTLREGAFDGVLHFAALIEAGESMVVPETFFRNNTATTLTLLEAMLEVGPRRLVFSSTAACYGEPEKTPILEDAKLEPTNAYGESKLLVEHMLRWMNKIHGFRYASLRYFNVAGAIEGYGEAHEPESHIIPLILDAAMGRRKNIKIFGQDYPTKDGTCVRDYVHVKDLADAHLLALGALTDDTRPSRMIYNIGTGTGFTVREVIDAARRVTGKDFPVEECPRRDGDPAVLVAGSDKIKSELGWNPTSGDLDTILTSAWKWHQIRYGS; from the coding sequence TTGAACGTTCTCGTAACTGGTGGTGCTGGGTATATCGGCGGAACTGTGGTTCGTCTTCTCCTCGCCGGCGGACATAAGGTCACAATTTTTGACAATCTGAGCCATTCCAAGCGCTCCGCCGTGGCCGAAGGCGCGACTTTTGTCCACGGCGAACTGGCCGACAAGGAATGTGTGCTCAAGACCCTCCGTGAAGGGGCCTTTGACGGCGTGCTGCACTTTGCCGCCCTCATCGAGGCCGGCGAGAGCATGGTGGTTCCCGAGACCTTCTTCCGAAATAACACGGCAACCACCCTCACTCTGCTTGAGGCGATGCTCGAAGTCGGTCCCCGGAGACTCGTCTTTTCCTCCACGGCAGCCTGCTACGGCGAGCCCGAAAAGACCCCGATCCTCGAAGATGCCAAGCTCGAACCGACCAACGCCTACGGCGAAAGTAAACTTCTGGTCGAACACATGCTCCGCTGGATGAACAAGATCCACGGGTTCCGCTACGCCAGCCTCCGCTACTTCAACGTCGCCGGGGCCATTGAAGGATACGGTGAGGCGCACGAGCCCGAATCGCACATCATCCCGCTCATCCTCGATGCCGCCATGGGACGCAGAAAGAACATCAAAATCTTCGGTCAGGATTACCCCACCAAGGACGGCACCTGCGTCCGTGACTACGTGCATGTCAAAGATCTCGCCGACGCCCATCTCCTAGCCCTTGGTGCCCTCACCGACGACACCAGGCCCAGCCGCATGATCTACAACATCGGCACCGGTACAGGCTTCACCGTGCGCGAGGTCATCGACGCCGCCCGCCGCGTGACCGGCAAGGACTTCCCCGTGGAAGAGTGCCCTCGTCGCGATGGCGACCCGGCTGTTCTGGTCGCGGGTTCGGACAAGATCAAGTCCGAGCTGGGCTGGAACCCCACATCCGGCGATCTCGATACCATCCTCACCAGCGCTTGGAAGTGGCATCAGATTCGCTATGGATCCTAG
- a CDS encoding outer membrane beta-barrel protein — MKKMMLLGALLLSASAAFAQESRQDVSISGTALWGPNVNGNAVQMYTTVTTGILASYRYMLTPHSALEGNYQFSQDSTRYVISSLPNGRVHTRNQEVTAAYVYSLNFRNFNPFAEVGVGTIFFSPIKDYGTTLLDTKRTTSIGALFGTGLAYELSPSFDVRVEYRGMLVKAPNFGLDNFKTGRYEFVSTPALGLAYHF, encoded by the coding sequence ATGAAGAAGATGATGTTGTTGGGTGCGCTCCTGCTTTCGGCCTCGGCCGCGTTTGCCCAGGAGAGCCGGCAGGATGTCAGTATCAGCGGAACCGCTCTCTGGGGTCCGAATGTGAACGGAAACGCCGTGCAGATGTACACGACCGTGACCACGGGTATTCTGGCCAGCTACCGGTATATGCTTACGCCGCACAGCGCGCTGGAAGGCAACTACCAGTTCTCGCAGGATTCAACCAGGTATGTGATCAGCTCGCTGCCCAATGGGCGAGTCCACACACGCAACCAGGAAGTGACGGCTGCGTACGTGTACAGCTTGAACTTCCGCAATTTCAATCCGTTCGCTGAAGTCGGCGTGGGTACGATCTTTTTCTCGCCCATCAAGGACTACGGGACGACGCTGCTGGATACCAAGCGGACGACCTCGATCGGCGCGCTCTTCGGCACCGGTCTGGCCTATGAACTCAGCCCCAGCTTCGACGTGCGCGTGGAATATCGCGGCATGCTCGTGAAGGCTCCGAACTTCGGTCTGGACAACTTCAAGACTGGCAGGTACGAGTTCGTTTCGACCCCCGCGCTTGGTCTCGCCTACCACTTCTAA
- the ilvN gene encoding acetolactate synthase small subunit translates to MLHTFVALVQDKPGVLTRVASLFRRLNINIVSLTVGESERTDVSRMTIVCEAPDTAAHRIRASLYKLEITVDIDEVGRSEAVIRELCLIKVAAGPKTRSQIFELANVFRARVVDLAPESIMLEMTGAASKIEGLVQVLRESEYEILEVSRTGRMAMRRGFHTSRVLKALGSAPPKQTVPDFGTKPEPDEILPNEFADVHEEEEYDVTEAVDDHGEEG, encoded by the coding sequence ATGCTCCACACATTCGTAGCACTGGTTCAAGACAAGCCCGGCGTCCTCACTCGCGTAGCCTCGCTCTTCCGCCGCCTGAACATCAACATCGTCTCCCTCACCGTAGGCGAGTCCGAGCGCACCGACGTCTCCCGCATGACCATCGTCTGCGAGGCCCCGGACACCGCCGCGCACCGCATCCGCGCCTCGCTCTATAAGCTCGAGATCACCGTCGACATCGACGAAGTAGGCCGTTCCGAAGCCGTCATCCGTGAGCTCTGCCTCATCAAGGTAGCCGCCGGCCCCAAGACGCGCTCGCAGATCTTCGAGCTGGCCAATGTCTTCCGCGCACGCGTCGTCGATCTCGCCCCCGAGTCCATCATGCTGGAAATGACCGGAGCCGCCTCGAAGATTGAGGGTCTCGTTCAAGTCCTGCGCGAGTCCGAGTACGAGATACTGGAAGTGTCGCGCACCGGTCGCATGGCCATGCGCCGCGGCTTCCACACCAGCCGTGTCCTCAAGGCCCTCGGCTCGGCTCCGCCCAAACAGACGGTGCCCGACTTCGGGACGAAGCCTGAGCCCGACGAGATTCTACCCAACGAGTTTGCCGATGTTCACGAGGAAGAAGAGTACGACGTGACCGAGGCAGTGGACGACCACGGCGAAGAGGGCTGA
- a CDS encoding DUF421 domain-containing protein, whose product MFESMFHLHLPILEKIIRPIIVYLCLIVFLRLFGKRELAQLNPFDLVVLLSLSNTVQNAIIGDDNSVSGGIIGAFALLAVNWVLMRVLFKMPKLNQALEGSETVLIRNGVLDREAMRKETMTELEMMEVLHKQGIGRIEDVERCVLEPNGNFYVEARTPSVQDAERAELMRAVDTLTREVKALRAELTARSG is encoded by the coding sequence TTGTTCGAGAGTATGTTCCATCTGCATCTGCCGATCCTTGAGAAGATCATCCGGCCGATCATCGTCTACCTCTGCCTCATCGTCTTCCTGCGCCTGTTCGGCAAGCGCGAGCTGGCGCAACTCAACCCCTTCGACCTCGTCGTCCTGCTCAGCCTCTCGAACACCGTGCAGAACGCGATCATCGGCGACGACAACTCGGTCTCCGGCGGCATCATCGGTGCCTTCGCCCTTCTGGCCGTGAACTGGGTCCTCATGCGCGTGCTCTTCAAGATGCCGAAGCTGAATCAGGCGCTGGAGGGTTCGGAGACTGTGCTCATCCGCAACGGCGTTCTCGACCGCGAGGCCATGCGCAAGGAGACGATGACCGAGCTCGAGATGATGGAGGTCCTGCACAAGCAGGGCATCGGCCGTATCGAGGATGTGGAGCGCTGCGTGCTCGAACCGAACGGAAACTTCTACGTCGAGGCCCGGACCCCTTCGGTCCAGGATGCCGAGCGTGCCGAGCTCATGCGCGCCGTGGACACCCTCACCCGCGAGGTCAAGGCGTTGCGGGCCGAACTCACCGCCCGTTCCGGCTAA
- the ilvC gene encoding ketol-acid reductoisomerase, translating into MAKAYHDADADLSLIQAKKVAIIGYGSQGHAHALNLKDSGVEVRVGLREGSPSIEKAKLAGLEVSTVAEATKWADVIMNLTPDQTAAKVYHADIEPNLAPGKTLMFAHGFNIRFRTITPPTNVDVSLVAPKAPGHRVREVFTEGGGVPGLVAVEQDASGNALALALSYAKGIGCTRAGVLETTFTEETETDLFGEQAVLCGGTAALVKAGFETLTEAGYQPELAYFEVLHELKLIVDLMYRGGLEYMRHSISDTAEWGDYVAGPRIVTADVKKAMKGLLNDIQDGTFAKKFIEENETGRHEFARIRKEEAAHPIETVGAELRKSMPFLSPVRVKDGAVVKA; encoded by the coding sequence ATGGCAAAGGCTTATCACGACGCAGACGCAGACCTCTCACTCATCCAGGCGAAGAAGGTCGCCATCATCGGCTATGGCTCGCAAGGCCACGCCCACGCTTTGAACCTGAAGGATTCAGGCGTTGAGGTCCGCGTAGGTCTCCGCGAAGGCAGCCCCTCCATCGAGAAGGCGAAGCTCGCCGGCCTCGAGGTCTCCACCGTCGCCGAAGCCACCAAGTGGGCCGACGTCATCATGAACCTGACGCCCGACCAGACTGCGGCGAAGGTCTACCATGCCGACATCGAGCCGAACCTCGCTCCCGGCAAGACCCTGATGTTCGCGCACGGCTTCAACATCCGCTTCCGCACCATCACGCCCCCGACCAACGTCGACGTCTCGCTCGTAGCTCCCAAGGCTCCCGGCCATCGCGTGCGCGAGGTCTTCACCGAGGGCGGCGGCGTCCCGGGCCTCGTAGCGGTCGAGCAGGATGCCAGCGGCAATGCGCTCGCCCTCGCTCTCTCCTACGCCAAGGGCATCGGCTGCACCCGCGCCGGGGTGCTCGAGACCACCTTCACCGAAGAGACCGAGACCGACCTCTTCGGCGAGCAGGCTGTCCTCTGCGGAGGAACCGCCGCTCTCGTCAAGGCTGGCTTCGAGACCCTGACCGAGGCTGGCTACCAGCCTGAGCTCGCCTACTTCGAGGTACTCCACGAGCTCAAGCTCATCGTCGACCTCATGTACCGCGGTGGCCTCGAGTACATGCGCCACTCCATCTCGGACACCGCCGAGTGGGGGGACTATGTAGCCGGACCCCGTATCGTCACGGCTGACGTCAAGAAGGCCATGAAGGGCCTCCTCAACGACATCCAGGATGGCACCTTCGCGAAGAAGTTCATCGAGGAGAACGAGACCGGCCGCCACGAGTTTGCCCGCATCCGCAAGGAAGAGGCCGCTCACCCGATCGAGACGGTCGGCGCCGAGCTGCGCAAATCTATGCCGTTCCTAAGCCCTGTCCGCGTGAAGGATGGAGCGGTTGTCAAGGCCTAG
- the leuD gene encoding 3-isopropylmalate dehydratase small subunit codes for MIAINTLTSIAAPLDISNIDTDQIIPKQFLKRIERTGYGEFLFFDWRRIQEGPDTGKPDPSFALNAPEYAGAKILIAGKNFGCGSSREHAAWALTDFGFLAVIAPSFADIFFSNAGKNGMILVRLSEEDVNLLTHRSQTNPKHTITINLEAQTVTDDQGFSGTFEIDPFRKYCLLNGLDDIGLTLRHEAELDAFESKHDAAFWSAPRVTA; via the coding sequence ATGATCGCCATCAACACACTCACCTCCATCGCCGCGCCGCTCGATATCTCAAACATCGATACCGACCAGATCATTCCAAAGCAGTTCCTCAAGCGCATCGAGCGCACAGGCTATGGCGAGTTTCTCTTCTTCGACTGGCGCCGCATTCAGGAAGGTCCCGATACCGGCAAGCCCGACCCGTCGTTCGCGCTGAACGCCCCGGAATACGCGGGGGCCAAGATCCTGATTGCGGGCAAGAACTTCGGCTGCGGCAGCTCACGCGAACATGCCGCCTGGGCCCTTACGGATTTTGGCTTTCTTGCCGTCATCGCCCCTAGCTTTGCCGATATCTTCTTTTCGAACGCCGGCAAGAACGGCATGATCCTCGTCCGTCTCTCGGAAGAGGACGTGAACCTCTTGACGCATCGCAGCCAGACGAATCCTAAGCATACGATCACAATCAACCTTGAGGCCCAAACCGTCACCGACGACCAGGGCTTCTCCGGCACCTTTGAAATCGATCCCTTCCGTAAGTACTGTCTGCTGAACGGACTCGACGACATCGGCCTCACCCTCCGCCACGAAGCCGAACTCGACGCCTTCGAAAGCAAACACGATGCCGCCTTCTGGTCCGCGCCCCGCGTCACGGCATAA
- the ilvB gene encoding biosynthetic-type acetolactate synthase large subunit yields the protein MADTIDKNHPQLTGAEILWATLEGEGVTTVFGYPGGAILPIYDALRKFPIHHVLVRHEQGAAHMADGFARASGRVGVCMATSGPGATNLVTGIATAMLDSIPIVCITGQVSSKVLGSDAFQEVDITGITLPITKHNFLVTRAEDIAPTVRLAFQVATSGRPGPVLVDITKDAQQGTAPYSFEAAAPEAARPHPMLRATSGSIHEAIELIAAAKKPVILAGHGITQSGAEAEVLAFAERQQIPVASTLLGLGAFPTWHPLSLGMMGMHGESWVNQAIQQSDLLIALGMRFDDRVTGNLAHYAPHAKKIHVEIDPSEINKNVRADVALIGDLKAVLTGILPELPQKRDASWIAAVNAMKGDAAVRDIINLPDNGHLYAAHVIHDIWREAVAAGREKETIIVTDVGQHQMWEAQYFKHDAPRSLVTSGGLGTMGFALPAAIGAKAACPDKDVWVIAGDGGFQMTACELSTIMQEGLAINIAVINNGFLGMVRQWQEAFYDKNYSASPILSPDFVMLAGAHGIAGAHVSERKNVTPTVTKARTSGKPFLINFQVEKEDGVYPMIAPGAALHEMVRRPQADPLLETAEDE from the coding sequence ATGGCAGACACAATTGATAAAAACCATCCGCAGTTGACGGGCGCAGAGATACTTTGGGCAACCCTCGAAGGCGAGGGTGTCACCACTGTATTCGGCTACCCAGGCGGCGCTATCCTGCCCATCTACGACGCTCTCCGCAAGTTCCCCATCCACCATGTCCTCGTGCGTCACGAGCAGGGCGCGGCCCACATGGCCGACGGCTTCGCGCGCGCCTCTGGACGCGTTGGCGTTTGCATGGCGACCTCCGGGCCCGGCGCGACCAACCTAGTCACCGGCATCGCCACCGCCATGCTGGACTCGATTCCCATCGTCTGCATCACAGGCCAGGTGTCGTCCAAGGTCCTCGGCTCCGACGCCTTCCAGGAGGTCGACATCACCGGCATCACCCTGCCGATCACCAAGCACAACTTCCTCGTGACCCGTGCCGAAGACATTGCCCCCACCGTGCGCCTCGCCTTCCAGGTCGCGACCAGCGGGCGCCCCGGCCCCGTACTCGTCGACATCACCAAGGACGCGCAGCAGGGGACCGCACCTTACTCCTTCGAAGCGGCCGCTCCTGAAGCTGCGCGTCCCCACCCCATGCTCCGCGCTACCTCCGGCTCCATCCACGAAGCCATCGAGTTGATCGCAGCCGCAAAGAAACCTGTCATCCTCGCAGGCCATGGCATCACGCAGTCGGGAGCCGAAGCCGAGGTGCTCGCCTTCGCCGAACGCCAGCAAATCCCTGTGGCTTCCACCCTCCTCGGCCTCGGAGCTTTCCCCACCTGGCATCCGTTGTCCCTCGGCATGATGGGCATGCACGGCGAGTCCTGGGTCAACCAGGCCATTCAGCAGTCCGATCTCCTCATCGCGCTCGGCATGCGTTTCGACGACCGCGTCACGGGCAACCTCGCGCACTACGCGCCGCATGCGAAGAAGATACACGTCGAGATCGATCCGTCCGAGATCAACAAGAACGTGCGTGCCGATGTAGCCCTCATCGGAGACCTGAAGGCCGTACTCACGGGCATCCTGCCGGAACTCCCGCAAAAGCGCGACGCAAGCTGGATCGCTGCCGTTAACGCCATGAAGGGTGACGCCGCCGTCCGCGACATCATCAATCTTCCCGACAACGGTCACCTCTACGCCGCGCACGTCATCCACGATATCTGGCGTGAAGCGGTTGCTGCCGGTCGCGAAAAAGAAACAATCATCGTGACCGATGTCGGCCAACACCAGATGTGGGAGGCGCAGTACTTCAAGCACGACGCTCCTCGTTCGCTCGTCACCTCGGGAGGCCTCGGCACCATGGGCTTCGCGCTTCCGGCGGCCATTGGCGCAAAGGCGGCATGTCCAGACAAGGACGTCTGGGTCATCGCCGGGGATGGCGGCTTCCAGATGACCGCCTGTGAGCTGTCGACCATCATGCAGGAGGGCCTCGCGATCAACATCGCCGTCATCAACAACGGCTTCCTCGGCATGGTCCGGCAGTGGCAGGAGGCCTTCTATGACAAGAACTACTCCGCGTCGCCGATCCTCTCGCCTGACTTCGTCATGCTTGCCGGTGCTCACGGGATCGCCGGTGCTCACGTCTCTGAGCGGAAGAATGTAACCCCGACGGTCACAAAAGCAAGAACCTCCGGCAAGCCGTTCCTGATCAATTTCCAGGTCGAGAAGGAAGACGGAGTTTACCCCATGATCGCTCCGGGCGCTGCGCTGCATGAAATGGTACGCAGGCCGCAGGCTGATCCCCTCCTCGAGACGGCCGAGGACGAGTAG
- the leuC gene encoding 3-isopropylmalate dehydratase large subunit gives MKPRTLFEKVWDQHLVASPAGEPSLLYIDLHLVHEVTSPQAFDGLRMAGRKLRRPDRTVATVDHNVPTSSVQDRLVIADQIASRQIDALRRNCAEFGVELYDVQSREQGIVHIIGPELGLTKPGMTIVCGDSHTSTHGAFGALAFGIGTSEVEHVMATQTLPQDKPKTFRITVDGDLPYGVTAKDIVLHIIGEIGTAGATGYVVEYAGSAIRALSMEGRMTICNMSIEAGARAGMIAPDSVTYAYLEGRRFSPRGEAWSEAVSHWSTLATDEGATFDRELVIDAATLTPTVTWGTSPGMVTGIGSTVPLADPNASEADRKGFERALEYMDLKPGTPMEEIAIDRVFIGSCTNARIEDLRAAAKLIEGYHVATTVSAMVVPGSQSVKAQAEKEGLDIVFKTAGFDWREPGCSMCLGMNPDILAPGERCASTSNRNFEGRQGRGGRTHLVSPVMAAAAAIAGHFTDVRKWEFKGGSR, from the coding sequence ATGAAGCCGCGCACGTTGTTTGAAAAGGTATGGGATCAGCATCTGGTGGCATCGCCCGCCGGAGAGCCCTCGCTGCTCTATATCGACCTGCACCTCGTCCATGAGGTAACGAGCCCGCAGGCCTTCGACGGCCTCCGTATGGCTGGCCGCAAACTCCGCCGCCCAGACCGCACGGTCGCAACGGTCGATCACAATGTGCCGACTTCAAGCGTGCAGGATCGTCTCGTGATCGCCGACCAGATCGCGTCGCGCCAGATAGACGCCTTGCGCCGCAACTGCGCCGAATTTGGCGTTGAGCTCTACGACGTGCAATCGCGTGAGCAGGGAATCGTCCACATCATCGGACCTGAACTCGGTCTCACCAAGCCCGGCATGACCATCGTCTGCGGCGACTCGCACACCAGCACGCACGGCGCATTCGGCGCTCTGGCCTTCGGCATCGGCACCAGCGAGGTGGAGCACGTGATGGCCACTCAGACCCTGCCGCAGGATAAGCCGAAGACCTTCCGCATCACCGTGGACGGCGATCTACCCTATGGCGTCACCGCCAAGGATATCGTCCTGCACATCATCGGCGAGATCGGCACTGCAGGAGCGACCGGCTATGTCGTCGAGTATGCCGGCTCGGCCATCCGTGCGCTTTCGATGGAAGGCCGCATGACGATCTGCAACATGAGCATCGAGGCAGGAGCTCGCGCCGGCATGATTGCTCCCGATTCGGTGACATATGCTTACCTCGAAGGACGCCGCTTCTCTCCCAGGGGCGAAGCGTGGTCTGAGGCCGTCTCGCATTGGTCCACGCTTGCTACGGACGAAGGCGCAACGTTTGACCGCGAACTCGTCATCGACGCCGCTACCCTGACCCCGACAGTCACCTGGGGCACCTCTCCCGGCATGGTCACCGGTATCGGTTCGACCGTACCTCTCGCCGACCCGAATGCCAGCGAGGCCGATCGCAAAGGCTTCGAGCGCGCCCTGGAATACATGGATCTCAAGCCAGGCACGCCGATGGAAGAAATCGCCATCGACCGCGTCTTTATTGGTTCCTGCACCAATGCCCGCATCGAGGATCTACGCGCGGCGGCCAAGCTGATTGAAGGCTACCACGTTGCGACGACCGTCTCCGCAATGGTCGTCCCCGGCTCACAATCCGTGAAGGCACAGGCCGAAAAAGAAGGTCTCGACATCGTTTTCAAGACCGCTGGCTTCGACTGGCGCGAGCCCGGATGCAGCATGTGTCTCGGTATGAATCCAGATATCCTCGCACCCGGCGAGCGTTGCGCTTCCACCTCGAACCGCAACTTCGAAGGCCGCCAGGGACGCGGTGGACGCACCCATCTCGTCAGCCCGGTCATGGCTGCCGCCGCCGCCATCGCCGGTCACTTTACCGATGTCCGCAAGTGGGAGTTCAAGGGAGGTTCGCGCTAA
- the ilvD gene encoding dihydroxy-acid dehydratase — protein MNPKKYSVPLTEGPSRAAARSYLRGVGFSKEDLHKPIIGVANTWTEIGPCNFHLRDVAAAVKQGIRDAGGTPMEFNTVTISDGITMGTEGMKASLISREVIADSIELVARGNLFDGIVCIAGCDKNMPGTIMAMARLDIPGIMLYGGSIAPGRLAQPDGTHKDITILNVFEGMGSHAAGKINDEQLEALEAAACPGPGACGGQFTANTMAMAGEFLGISPFNLTGVPAMSAEKASASREAGRMILDLCRNDMRPSKILTRQALENAIVAVCASGGSTNAVLHLIAIARELGIPLDMNDFDRISEHTPFICDLSPGGKYVAKDYQDAGGSRLLAKRLLEKGLISGDSITVSGKTLAEEAAEAVETPNQPVIRTWDNPLKPTGGLVIMKGNLSPEGSVIKVAGHERIFHQGIARVFDSEDLCHAAVEAGKINPNDVLVIRYEGPKGGPGMREMLAVTAAIKGIPELSETVALLTDGRFSGATRGLMCGHVAPEAFLGGPIAAVHEGDLITFDIPNRELRLEVAPEVIAERLSTWKAPEPRYKRGVFAKYANSVSSASEGAITT, from the coding sequence ATGAACCCGAAGAAGTATTCAGTTCCGTTGACGGAAGGTCCCAGCCGGGCCGCAGCGCGCTCTTACCTGCGCGGAGTGGGTTTCTCGAAGGAAGATCTGCACAAGCCCATCATCGGCGTAGCCAATACCTGGACCGAGATCGGCCCTTGCAACTTCCATCTGCGGGATGTTGCCGCAGCCGTCAAGCAGGGCATCCGCGATGCCGGCGGAACGCCGATGGAGTTCAATACCGTCACCATCTCGGATGGCATCACGATGGGCACCGAAGGCATGAAGGCCTCGCTGATCTCACGTGAGGTCATCGCCGACTCCATCGAACTCGTCGCGCGCGGCAATCTCTTCGACGGCATCGTCTGCATCGCTGGATGCGACAAAAACATGCCCGGCACCATCATGGCCATGGCGCGCCTCGACATCCCCGGCATCATGCTTTACGGCGGATCCATCGCCCCAGGCCGCCTCGCGCAGCCGGATGGCACCCACAAGGACATCACCATCCTCAACGTCTTCGAAGGCATGGGCTCGCACGCCGCCGGCAAGATCAACGACGAGCAACTCGAGGCGCTCGAAGCCGCTGCCTGTCCCGGTCCTGGCGCATGCGGTGGACAGTTCACCGCCAACACCATGGCGATGGCCGGCGAGTTCCTCGGCATCTCGCCCTTCAACCTCACAGGCGTCCCCGCGATGTCGGCGGAGAAAGCCTCGGCAAGCCGCGAGGCCGGCCGCATGATCCTCGACCTCTGCAGGAACGACATGCGCCCCTCGAAGATCCTTACGCGCCAGGCCCTCGAGAATGCCATCGTCGCCGTCTGCGCCTCCGGTGGCAGCACTAACGCTGTCCTGCACCTCATCGCCATCGCCCGCGAACTCGGCATCCCGCTCGACATGAACGACTTCGACCGCATCTCCGAGCACACGCCCTTCATCTGCGACCTCTCTCCCGGCGGCAAGTACGTCGCCAAGGATTATCAGGATGCAGGCGGCAGCCGCTTACTCGCAAAGCGTCTGCTGGAGAAAGGCCTCATCTCCGGTGACAGCATCACGGTCTCCGGCAAGACCCTCGCCGAGGAGGCTGCCGAAGCCGTCGAAACCCCAAACCAGCCCGTCATCCGCACCTGGGATAACCCGCTGAAGCCTACCGGTGGCCTCGTCATCATGAAGGGCAATCTCTCGCCCGAGGGCTCGGTCATCAAGGTCGCCGGACACGAGCGCATCTTCCACCAGGGCATCGCACGCGTCTTCGATTCGGAAGACCTCTGCCACGCGGCCGTTGAAGCCGGCAAGATCAACCCGAACGACGTGCTCGTCATCCGCTATGAAGGTCCCAAGGGAGGCCCCGGCATGCGCGAGATGCTCGCCGTCACCGCGGCGATCAAGGGTATCCCCGAACTCTCCGAGACGGTAGCGCTCCTCACCGACGGCCGCTTCTCAGGAGCCACGCGCGGCCTCATGTGTGGACACGTTGCTCCGGAAGCCTTCCTCGGTGGCCCCATCGCCGCCGTGCACGAAGGCGACTTGATCACCTTCGACATTCCCAACCGCGAGCTTCGTCTGGAAGTTGCACCCGAAGTCATCGCCGAACGCCTCTCCACATGGAAGGCTCCGGAGCCCCGCTACAAACGCGGCGTCTTCGCCAAGTATGCGAACTCCGTCAGCAGCGCCAGCGAAGGTGCAATCACCACATAG
- a CDS encoding energy transducer TonB: protein MPKPLQTDDDQRLNRPAFKDFGVLNAGNQGKGSLLFSITVNILLALVIVIIGAATKKTIETKMRVTELVAPVPIPPEPKPIPPKIIPPKFPKVPPPVDPPKIHVAEVPLPEPPKVPIIKMNEPVPINKPAPPKLVTPPAAPKVVNLAHPEAASVVNNSPRPTAVALGNPNNPIAVSNRPATAAVNLGNAGMPGMNAKNTGAGPRSAVVNLGNGSAGSQNTAGNGVRAVQGVPLGRPGGTGELNSTGRNAAVAGVNLGNPPQIASAKVPTLAQGPVRTGPKVVFKPRPDYTAEARAQHIEGTVTVSLRVSATGAVTVLGVTNGLGHGLDESARRAVEATRFQPATDSSGHPVDWEGRVNVVFQLAG, encoded by the coding sequence ATGCCAAAGCCGCTCCAGACCGACGATGACCAGCGACTCAACCGCCCGGCGTTCAAGGACTTCGGTGTCCTGAATGCAGGAAACCAGGGCAAAGGTTCGCTGCTTTTCTCCATCACGGTAAACATTCTTCTAGCTCTTGTGATCGTCATCATCGGCGCAGCGACCAAGAAGACCATCGAAACCAAGATGCGGGTGACGGAGTTGGTGGCCCCCGTGCCGATTCCGCCGGAACCGAAGCCGATTCCGCCCAAGATCATTCCACCGAAGTTTCCCAAGGTTCCTCCGCCGGTCGATCCGCCGAAGATTCATGTGGCGGAGGTTCCCCTTCCCGAGCCTCCGAAGGTTCCGATCATCAAGATGAACGAGCCGGTGCCGATCAACAAGCCGGCCCCGCCTAAGCTCGTAACTCCACCGGCTGCGCCTAAAGTGGTAAATCTGGCCCATCCTGAAGCGGCTTCGGTGGTGAACAACAGTCCGCGCCCCACAGCGGTCGCGCTTGGCAATCCGAATAACCCCATTGCCGTTTCGAACCGTCCGGCGACGGCGGCCGTCAACCTCGGCAACGCCGGTATGCCCGGCATGAACGCCAAGAATACGGGCGCGGGTCCTCGCTCGGCTGTGGTGAATCTGGGTAACGGTTCGGCCGGTAGCCAGAACACGGCAGGGAATGGGGTCCGTGCTGTGCAGGGCGTCCCGCTTGGCCGTCCTGGTGGAACGGGGGAACTGAACTCGACGGGCAGGAACGCTGCCGTGGCAGGCGTCAACCTGGGCAATCCGCCGCAGATTGCCTCTGCGAAGGTGCCGACTCTTGCCCAAGGGCCGGTACGCACCGGCCCGAAGGTTGTCTTCAAGCCGAGGCCGGATTATACGGCTGAGGCCCGGGCCCAGCATATCGAAGGGACCGTCACGGTCAGTCTTCGTGTATCGGCGACCGGCGCCGTTACCGTACTCGGCGTCACCAACGGTTTGGGGCACGGACTCGATGAGTCCGCACGCCGGGCCGTCGAAGCCACCCGCTTTCAACCTGCAACCGATTCCTCGGGCCATCCTGTCGATTGGGAAGGCCGAGTCAATGTCGTATTTCAGTTGGCTGGCTGA